The following are encoded in a window of Campylobacterota bacterium genomic DNA:
- a CDS encoding site-2 protease family protein — translation MMYNQQLLALTKDIAIAFPAFLLVFSFRGFFQALIAKVMGDDTAQEYGFLTLNPLAHIDLMGLCAILLFFFFASALFPDVVSRTELFIVLIILGVRWTIPVPVNDLNFKHYRIGGILTSLAGPLSNFMLATLLTIFIKYTLLSGAAQNITVSLIDIFRTTLELAIFFGLLDLIPLPPFDGGRALRYTLPQSLQPKFDALEEYSLIIILLIFVAPGVNDLVFAMIGRASIAIKKILFTLFLS, via the coding sequence ATGATGTACAATCAACAGTTGTTAGCATTAACAAAAGATATTGCCATTGCCTTTCCTGCTTTTTTGCTTGTGTTCTCATTTCGAGGTTTTTTTCAAGCTCTTATAGCCAAGGTTATGGGTGATGACACTGCACAAGAATACGGTTTTCTAACACTTAACCCTCTGGCTCACATTGACCTAATGGGGCTCTGTGCAATTTTGTTGTTCTTTTTCTTTGCCAGCGCACTCTTTCCAGATGTCGTCTCTCGAACTGAGCTGTTTATTGTCCTTATCATCCTAGGAGTTCGCTGGACAATCCCTGTACCGGTCAACGACTTGAATTTCAAGCATTACCGTATTGGTGGGATACTCACCTCACTTGCTGGCCCACTAAGCAACTTTATGTTAGCAACATTGCTCACCATCTTTATAAAGTATACATTGCTATCGGGAGCCGCCCAAAACATCACGGTTTCCTTAATCGACATCTTCAGAACGACACTTGAGCTTGCCATCTTTTTTGGCCTACTTGATCTAATTCCGCTCCCACCATTTGATGGCGGCCGGGCACTACGCTACACGCTCCCACAGTCACTGCAACCAAAGTTTGATGCACTTGAAGAGTATTCTTTAATCATTATCTTACTTATTTTTGTTGCTCCTGGCGTTAATGATCTTGTTTTTGCTATGATCGGTCGAGCCAGCATAGCAATCAAGAAAATTTTGTTTACACTATTCCTTTCCTAA
- a CDS encoding ABC transporter ATP-binding protein, with protein MVLMKAGSRLLGYTRAYTRPLITSLLCAALYGIFSATPPYLLKKTIDEVFIARYSNLIIPLVGLFVLFFALKGLFAYLTCYYMHFVNNRVINDIRDDLYKKVIHFPISFFQKNNTGKLMSCFLNDAQMIQQSAASAIKDGIRGVFEALFLICFALYQNITLGILLLLIAPVLGFAIRRLGKMRKSASIAIQQQMGSISSLLQETFTGIREIKSFNAEAEEIKRFDQHQQACFSAIMHNVQLESMAPPLIELIAIAGCSFVFYVAIHQVLSGTITAGQLSSFVAAVVLSYQPLKKIMNVYSDMQYGLAAAEKIFEVIDLYYPTEHNRPATMDTFSSTIAWEHVSASYDGKHIITKDVCLAIRKGERIGIVGPSGGGKSTFCDMLLGFISPAAGKLYLDGVDITTLSLASLRKHIGYVSQRTFLFNDTITRNIAYARPDATQEQIVAACKAAHAHEFIQTLPNGYQTIAGENGTLLSGGQKQRLTIARALLKNPDIMIFDEATSSLDDESERMIKLAINELPKEKTVLIVSHRMSMLDNVDRILLVNNKTITELDPTSISQQSFSLGEFTG; from the coding sequence ATGGTGCTTATGAAAGCGGGCAGCAGACTTTTAGGTTATACACGGGCTTATACACGACCTCTCATCACTTCACTGCTTTGTGCAGCACTTTACGGTATCTTTTCAGCAACACCTCCCTACCTGCTCAAAAAAACTATCGATGAAGTGTTTATTGCACGCTACAGTAATTTAATAATTCCGCTTGTTGGACTTTTTGTGCTCTTTTTTGCACTGAAGGGCTTGTTTGCCTATCTTACCTGCTACTACATGCACTTTGTTAATAATCGGGTTATCAACGATATCCGCGATGATCTATATAAAAAAGTGATCCACTTCCCCATCTCATTCTTTCAAAAAAACAATACTGGCAAACTTATGTCCTGCTTTTTAAATGACGCACAAATGATCCAACAGAGTGCAGCCAGCGCTATAAAAGATGGTATTCGTGGTGTTTTTGAAGCACTCTTTTTAATTTGCTTTGCGCTTTATCAAAACATAACGCTGGGCATTTTACTGCTGCTTATTGCTCCTGTACTTGGTTTTGCCATCAGACGCCTGGGTAAGATGCGTAAATCTGCCTCAATCGCAATTCAACAACAAATGGGCTCGATCAGCTCGCTTTTGCAAGAAACATTTACAGGTATTCGAGAAATAAAGTCATTCAACGCAGAAGCAGAAGAAATAAAGCGTTTTGACCAGCATCAACAAGCATGTTTTAGCGCCATCATGCACAACGTACAACTTGAGTCAATGGCACCACCGCTCATTGAGCTTATCGCTATTGCTGGTTGCAGCTTCGTTTTCTATGTCGCCATCCATCAAGTTTTGTCTGGCACTATCACCGCTGGGCAACTATCGTCATTTGTTGCTGCCGTTGTACTTTCATACCAGCCACTAAAAAAAATTATGAATGTGTACTCTGACATGCAGTATGGCCTTGCAGCAGCTGAAAAGATATTTGAGGTAATCGACCTTTACTACCCAACAGAACATAATCGTCCCGCAACAATGGATACGTTTTCATCAACCATTGCTTGGGAGCATGTCAGTGCAAGCTATGATGGCAAGCACATCATCACAAAAGATGTTTGTCTTGCTATCAGAAAAGGTGAACGCATTGGCATTGTTGGCCCATCAGGCGGCGGCAAAAGCACCTTTTGTGATATGCTCCTTGGCTTTATTAGCCCCGCAGCGGGCAAACTCTACCTTGATGGTGTCGATATCACAACACTCTCACTTGCTAGCCTAAGAAAGCACATCGGCTATGTCAGCCAGCGGACTTTCTTGTTTAATGACACAATTACACGCAATATTGCTTATGCGCGACCAGACGCAACACAGGAACAGATAGTAGCAGCATGTAAGGCTGCACATGCTCATGAGTTTATCCAGACACTACCCAACGGCTATCAAACTATTGCTGGTGAAAATGGGACCCTCCTCTCAGGCGGCCAAAAACAGCGTCTAACAATCGCAAGAGCTTTGCTTAAGAATCCTGACATCATGATCTTTGATGAGGCGACCTCGTCGCTTGATGACGAATCTGAGCGCATGATCAAACTTGCTATCAATGAATTACCAAAAGAGAAAACTGTTTTGATCGTCTCCCACCGGATGAGCATGCTTGACAATGTTGACCGTATACTACTCGTTAACAATAAAACCATTACTGAGCTTGACCCCACCTCTATCAGCCAGCAATCATTCTCACTTGGTGAATTTACGGGGTAA
- a CDS encoding tyrosine--tRNA ligase, whose product MKHSIDQALATLKNGAVQVIPEDELIKKLESGKPLKIKLGMDPTAPDLHLGHAVVLSKLREFQDFGHEILFLIGDYTARIGDPTEKSKTRPMLTEEDIRKNGQTYYDQITKILDPAKTKIVYNSEWLSKLDFADLIKLCAKVTVAQLIERDDFAKRLANHQPISMHEMLYPLMQGYDSVALDADVELGGTDQTFNLMMGRHLQEQYGKEKQVVLTMPILEGLDGVQKMSKSLGNYVGLWEAAEEAFGKLMSVSDELMWRYYHLLLSKTDADLQIMKQNVESGNTHPMDLKKAMAHGVIARFWSTEQADKAQQHFQAIFQHRDYTQAHEVTLETSLQNPLWVVELIKQLGAIKTSSEGKRLIEAGAVEIDGAKVANFKDEIAWKPGMIIKVGKHKVYKIA is encoded by the coding sequence ATGAAACATTCAATAGACCAAGCTCTTGCCACGCTTAAAAATGGCGCCGTACAGGTTATTCCTGAAGACGAACTTATTAAAAAACTTGAGTCAGGCAAACCACTTAAAATCAAGCTCGGCATGGACCCTACCGCACCAGACCTGCACCTTGGCCACGCAGTTGTGCTCAGCAAGCTTCGCGAATTCCAAGACTTTGGCCACGAGATTTTATTTTTGATTGGTGACTACACTGCACGCATTGGTGATCCAACTGAGAAGTCGAAAACCCGTCCAATGCTGACTGAAGAAGATATCAGAAAAAATGGCCAAACATACTACGACCAAATTACTAAAATTTTGGATCCTGCAAAGACAAAAATTGTTTACAACTCTGAGTGGTTGTCCAAACTTGATTTTGCAGACTTGATCAAATTGTGCGCTAAAGTAACCGTCGCTCAACTTATCGAGCGAGACGACTTTGCCAAACGCCTGGCAAATCATCAACCCATCAGCATGCATGAAATGTTATACCCTCTCATGCAAGGGTACGACTCAGTCGCACTTGATGCTGATGTCGAACTTGGGGGTACCGACCAAACCTTCAACCTCATGATGGGCAGACACCTGCAAGAGCAGTATGGTAAAGAAAAACAAGTGGTCTTGACCATGCCAATTCTTGAAGGACTTGATGGCGTACAAAAAATGTCGAAAAGCTTAGGAAACTACGTTGGCCTGTGGGAAGCAGCCGAAGAAGCATTTGGCAAGCTCATGTCTGTTTCTGATGAACTGATGTGGCGCTACTACCACTTGTTGCTTAGCAAAACCGACGCTGACCTACAAATTATGAAGCAAAATGTTGAAAGCGGTAACACTCATCCAATGGACTTAAAAAAAGCTATGGCACATGGTGTCATTGCTCGCTTTTGGTCAACCGAGCAAGCTGATAAAGCCCAACAACATTTTCAAGCTATTTTTCAACACCGTGATTACACCCAAGCACACGAAGTCACTCTTGAAACCTCACTGCAAAATCCACTCTGGGTCGTTGAACTCATCAAACAACTCGGCGCTATCAAAACATCGTCGGAAGGCAAACGACTTATTGAGGCTGGTGCTGTTGAAATTGACGGCGCTAAAGTTGCTAACTTTAAGGATGAAATTGCCTGGAAGCCAGGAATGATTATCAAAGTTGGCAAGCACAAAGTTTATAAGATTGCATAA
- a CDS encoding site-2 protease family protein, with translation MFNSQDVIHYLAYLSVVIPAFLAALSFHEFAHAWTATLCGDNTAKRMGRLTLNPLAHIDPIGLLFLVILRIGWAKPVPFDYRNFKRPVLYAVLTAFAGPFANLLLALVCFLLIKLGSFITLPLALASGLFQILTTTAYVNIMLGIFNLLPIPPLDGSHLLLTFLTQKFPAAAIWLYRYSLLILIALLYFTPLRNYLAYAINGVTLFLKQLVF, from the coding sequence ATGTTTAATAGCCAAGACGTAATTCATTATTTGGCATACCTTAGTGTCGTCATCCCGGCATTTCTTGCAGCGCTTTCATTTCATGAATTTGCACATGCATGGACTGCAACCTTGTGTGGTGACAATACTGCAAAGCGCATGGGGCGACTTACCCTAAATCCGCTTGCACATATTGACCCCATCGGGCTACTTTTTTTAGTCATTCTCAGAATTGGTTGGGCAAAGCCAGTACCATTTGATTATCGCAATTTTAAGCGCCCAGTACTGTACGCTGTACTAACCGCTTTTGCAGGACCTTTTGCAAACCTTTTACTGGCTCTTGTCTGTTTCTTACTTATTAAGCTGGGATCCTTCATAACGTTACCACTTGCTCTTGCCTCAGGCCTATTTCAAATTTTGACAACCACTGCCTACGTCAACATTATGCTTGGGATATTTAACTTACTCCCGATTCCTCCACTTGATGGCAGTCATTTACTGCTGACCTTTTTAACGCAAAAATTTCCAGCAGCAGCCATCTGGCTGTACCGCTATTCACTCCTTATTTTAATTGCTCTGTTATACTTTACGCCATTACGTAACTATTTGGCTTACGCAATTAACGGAGTAACACTCTTTCTCAAACAACTTGTTTTTTAA
- a CDS encoding peroxiredoxin, producing the protein MAKVLKVGAQAPAFSLKDENGNFQSLEDMLKKSDKVLIYFYPMDGTPGCTKQACNLRDNIADLKKAGIGVWGISYDSVKSHKKFKEKHNLSFSLLSDIDKKVAKKYGAKRGLLPVPKRISYLISKDGIIEAVFKDVDVSQHAQNILDAIK; encoded by the coding sequence ATGGCAAAGGTGCTTAAGGTTGGCGCTCAGGCACCAGCGTTTTCATTAAAAGATGAAAATGGTAATTTTCAATCGCTTGAAGATATGCTTAAAAAATCTGACAAAGTTCTCATCTATTTTTATCCAATGGATGGCACACCTGGCTGCACTAAGCAGGCATGTAACTTGCGAGATAATATTGCTGATCTTAAAAAAGCAGGTATTGGTGTGTGGGGTATTTCTTATGATTCAGTTAAGAGCCATAAGAAGTTTAAGGAAAAACATAATCTTTCGTTTTCATTGTTGAGTGATATTGACAAGAAAGTTGCAAAAAAATATGGTGCAAAACGAGGTCTGCTTCCAGTTCCTAAGCGCATTAGTTATCTTATCAGCAAAGATGGTATCATTGAGGCAGTGTTTAAAGATGTTGATGTTTCACAGCATGCGCAAAACATTTTAGATGCGATTAAGTAA
- the topA gene encoding type I DNA topoisomerase: MGTRVSKATSKSGKTTAAKKTIAKKTTIKKAASKEVVEKKAVAKKAEPKKATAKDKKIKLVVVESPAKIKTITKFLGKDFKILSTFGHIKDLPPKKIGIERDEKTGKINLEYVVIEDKEGRIAEICKQASRSGEVYLASDPDREGEIISWHIGQEIAKVFKDKSKIYRITFNEITKPAVTQAIEDKTTVDMKKVRAQQARRILDRWVGYQVSPILWKKISKGLSAGRVQSVAMMLICQRDKEIREFVPEESWSVHAIFVCSDKSTVVAELFKIKSKTFKLKNEADAKKAVEAITKESFKVSKITEKERAKNPLPPFMTSTLQQDAYNKLGFSVDKTMSVAQKLYEGLPLADKNSPEALITYMRTDSLRLSDTSLKDIRKFISGQYGGDYLPKQSRVYGKKGAQDAHEAIRPIDIYKTPEAVGKYLSKDQAKLYELIWKRSVACQMEAARYFQRQVLIDGGDFTFKATGSSLMFDGFLKVYLVDEEDGDKNVAIPKDIKVDDLLKTQKIDKKQHFTQPPPRYTEATLVKEMEKRGIGRPSTYAAILTTIQKRKYCVKDNKRFMPTQLGEAVNEMLLKHLADIVNVDFTAKMEEDLDKIAQGEIERDKVLNEFYKKFEKDLKSFGVEAEEKKTIETNLDCPKCKNKLLIRLGRAGEFLGCSKYPDCTFTANVARDEKGNVKIDEQDSTSQAVDIKCEKCKRDLVRKVGRFGPFLACSGYPDCKYIHQESLKMKCPQCKSKIVKRKWRGGTMWGCSGYPDCKFAIFGDVVENKCPECKAPYLLVSKVKDGIKHRCADKECKYEKIVEQAS; encoded by the coding sequence ATGGGAACGAGAGTTAGTAAAGCTACGAGTAAATCAGGTAAGACTACCGCGGCCAAAAAGACTATAGCCAAAAAGACTACGATAAAAAAAGCTGCATCTAAGGAGGTCGTAGAAAAAAAGGCGGTAGCTAAAAAAGCTGAACCTAAAAAAGCTACAGCAAAGGACAAGAAAATTAAACTGGTTGTTGTTGAGTCGCCCGCCAAAATAAAAACGATTACAAAGTTTTTGGGTAAAGACTTTAAAATTCTTTCTACGTTCGGTCACATTAAAGATCTTCCGCCAAAAAAAATTGGTATTGAGCGTGACGAGAAAACAGGCAAGATCAACCTTGAATATGTCGTCATAGAGGACAAAGAGGGTCGAATTGCAGAAATTTGCAAGCAAGCAAGCCGCTCAGGTGAAGTCTACCTTGCCTCTGATCCTGACCGTGAGGGTGAAATTATTTCGTGGCATATTGGCCAAGAGATAGCAAAAGTCTTTAAAGATAAAAGCAAAATTTATCGTATTACCTTTAACGAAATTACCAAACCGGCTGTTACCCAAGCAATTGAAGACAAAACAACCGTTGATATGAAAAAAGTACGAGCGCAGCAGGCGCGTCGTATTCTTGATCGTTGGGTTGGCTATCAAGTGTCACCAATTTTGTGGAAAAAAATTAGTAAGGGTTTGTCCGCTGGGCGTGTACAGTCTGTTGCTATGATGCTTATTTGCCAGCGCGATAAAGAAATCCGTGAATTTGTGCCTGAAGAGTCATGGTCTGTTCACGCTATTTTTGTTTGTTCAGACAAATCAACTGTTGTAGCAGAACTATTCAAAATCAAGAGCAAGACATTTAAGCTTAAAAACGAGGCTGATGCTAAAAAGGCCGTTGAAGCGATTACAAAAGAAAGCTTCAAAGTTTCCAAAATTACCGAAAAAGAACGTGCAAAAAATCCTTTGCCACCGTTTATGACCAGTACATTGCAGCAGGATGCATACAACAAGCTTGGTTTTTCGGTTGATAAGACAATGAGTGTTGCGCAAAAACTGTATGAAGGTTTGCCGCTTGCTGACAAAAACAGCCCAGAAGCACTTATTACCTATATGCGTACTGACTCGCTTCGTCTGTCAGACACATCGCTCAAAGACATCAGAAAATTTATTTCAGGGCAGTATGGTGGTGACTATTTACCAAAACAATCACGTGTTTATGGTAAAAAAGGGGCGCAAGACGCTCACGAAGCCATTAGACCCATTGATATTTATAAAACGCCGGAGGCTGTTGGGAAATATCTTTCCAAAGACCAGGCAAAATTGTATGAACTTATTTGGAAGCGTTCTGTAGCTTGTCAGATGGAAGCCGCCCGTTACTTTCAACGCCAGGTGTTGATTGATGGTGGCGACTTTACATTCAAAGCAACGGGCTCCAGCTTGATGTTTGATGGATTTTTAAAAGTGTATTTGGTTGATGAAGAGGATGGCGATAAAAACGTTGCTATTCCAAAAGATATCAAGGTTGATGATTTGCTTAAAACGCAAAAGATTGACAAAAAACAACACTTTACACAACCACCACCACGTTACACCGAAGCAACATTGGTCAAAGAAATGGAGAAACGGGGCATTGGGCGACCAAGTACCTATGCTGCCATTCTGACAACCATCCAAAAGCGTAAGTACTGTGTTAAAGATAACAAGCGGTTTATGCCTACGCAGCTGGGTGAGGCGGTTAATGAAATGCTACTCAAACACCTTGCCGACATTGTCAATGTTGATTTCACCGCAAAAATGGAAGAGGATCTAGACAAAATTGCGCAAGGTGAGATCGAGCGAGACAAGGTGCTCAATGAGTTTTACAAAAAATTTGAAAAAGATCTTAAATCGTTTGGTGTTGAGGCTGAAGAAAAAAAGACCATAGAAACCAATCTTGATTGCCCAAAATGTAAGAACAAGCTTTTGATTAGGCTTGGCCGGGCAGGTGAGTTTTTGGGGTGTTCAAAGTATCCAGACTGTACCTTTACTGCTAATGTTGCCAGGGACGAAAAGGGCAATGTCAAAATTGATGAGCAAGATTCTACTAGCCAAGCCGTTGATATTAAGTGTGAAAAATGTAAGCGTGATTTGGTTCGAAAAGTTGGTAGATTCGGTCCGTTCTTAGCCTGTTCTGGCTACCCAGATTGCAAGTACATCCATCAAGAGTCACTAAAAATGAAATGCCCACAGTGCAAAAGCAAGATTGTTAAGCGCAAGTGGCGCGGCGGTACAATGTGGGGTTGCTCTGGCTATCCAGACTGTAAGTTTGCCATTTTTGGTGATGTGGTTGAAAATAAATGTCCCGAATGTAAGGCTCCCTACCTGTTGGTCAGCAAAGTTAAAGATGGCATTAAACACCGTTGTGCTGACAAAGAGTGTAAGTACGAAAAGATTGTTGAGCAAGCAAGTTAG
- a CDS encoding cyclase family protein, translating to MLSNCTFIDLTHPLTPTAPSWNGSCGFRQEIKMDYSQGCRVQGIKMHAGVGTHMDAPNHFIEYAQDIASIPLSQLIVPGHVLNVSAKANQNYVITPEDIQDYEKKYGNISANSLFIGYTGWSQKWDNPAKYRNEDAQGNMRFPGFSKQAAQLLLERNIAGLGIDTLSPDGADMSFPVHTLVLGQSKYLIENIAHADKLPARNFHVIALPLNVVDGTESAIRLVGIVQN from the coding sequence ATGCTCAGCAACTGTACCTTCATCGATCTCACCCACCCACTCACACCAACTGCCCCAAGCTGGAATGGCTCATGCGGCTTTCGCCAAGAAATTAAAATGGATTATTCGCAAGGTTGCCGTGTTCAGGGTATTAAAATGCATGCGGGTGTAGGCACACACATGGACGCACCCAATCACTTCATCGAATACGCACAAGACATCGCCTCCATCCCTCTCTCTCAATTGATTGTCCCTGGACACGTACTTAATGTTTCAGCAAAAGCTAACCAAAACTATGTTATTACACCAGAAGACATACAAGATTATGAAAAAAAATATGGCAACATCAGTGCAAATAGCCTTTTCATCGGCTACACTGGCTGGTCACAAAAATGGGACAATCCGGCAAAATACCGCAATGAAGACGCGCAGGGCAACATGCGCTTTCCTGGTTTTAGCAAACAAGCTGCACAACTATTACTCGAACGCAACATTGCAGGGCTTGGTATTGACACGCTCTCACCTGACGGCGCTGATATGAGTTTTCCTGTGCATACCCTTGTGCTTGGTCAGAGCAAATACCTTATTGAAAACATCGCTCACGCAGACAAACTACCAGCAAGAAATTTTCATGTCATTGCCCTACCATTGAATGTTGTTGATGGTACTGAATCAGCTATTCGTTTAGTTGGGATTGTACAAAACTAA
- a CDS encoding ankyrin repeat domain-containing protein encodes MKKLHLLTACTFFIINQAHTMQKVIRRGSGGGFQITDDQSPSVRLLAENTIDMCMNLENYPDAFQKIAEKEKVDHLDISSDKTIQEHLKTILNHLPTLQKKEPMTNRPTLLVIACETKSAYLATRVVAAMKHYRIDFGDVWMQLAQSTQNYRLRTTMQQLPTLENSIFHLAQQVFSEEQYQTIFGYHPRALFPQHLALQQGTREVFTQLLQHTNSALKDEQGRTLLHIAAGSPQLDAQTLKTIFQKLNSNLETPNRKGQTPFHCAIQHKNQNFIALYAEKMKERHSSDYLHAQDNAGNSTLHYAAQAVMPDLIGFLCWSGVDANTANPKNNTTAMDILLSHTTHTLDHQRALNILLQYGARPSSLTARYFPIHTAVRQGWTDLLEYFAHYYNNDDNDYNIHAYDPQGLTPLLIALQQNDIVTIRLLMQLGVQTDWGYSMQNILPLHYAARYSNITTVTELLRYAGNAINTPDIQNNTPLHYAALNKKDPGVCTVLIDSGANVNAQNKNLQSPLTKAQQCGNILAENILLSRGATQNETRINITRLERFEVEEGSPRERRKNNNSWCSII; translated from the coding sequence ATGAAGAAGCTTCATCTCCTTACTGCATGTACTTTCTTTATAATCAATCAAGCTCACACAATGCAAAAGGTCATACGTCGTGGATCGGGGGGGGGATTTCAGATCACCGATGATCAATCACCTAGTGTTCGACTCCTAGCTGAAAATACCATTGACATGTGTATGAACCTAGAGAACTATCCTGACGCCTTTCAAAAAATTGCCGAGAAAGAAAAGGTCGATCACCTTGACATCAGTAGTGACAAAACCATTCAAGAACATCTGAAAACCATCTTAAACCATCTGCCCACTTTACAAAAAAAAGAACCTATGACCAATCGTCCAACTCTTCTGGTCATAGCCTGTGAAACAAAAAGTGCCTACCTAGCAACAAGAGTCGTTGCTGCAATGAAACATTACAGGATTGACTTTGGCGATGTTTGGATGCAGTTAGCTCAGTCAACCCAAAACTACAGGCTTCGAACGACCATGCAGCAACTACCAACGCTTGAAAATTCAATTTTTCATCTAGCTCAACAAGTTTTTTCAGAAGAACAATATCAGACTATTTTTGGTTATCATCCACGTGCTCTTTTCCCACAACACTTGGCACTACAACAGGGCACCCGCGAAGTATTTACTCAGTTGCTACAACACACCAATAGTGCTCTAAAAGACGAACAAGGAAGAACGCTCCTACACATAGCAGCAGGATCTCCTCAACTGGACGCTCAAACACTTAAAACCATTTTCCAAAAACTCAATTCTAATCTCGAAACACCTAACAGAAAAGGGCAAACCCCATTCCATTGCGCAATACAACATAAAAACCAAAACTTTATCGCTCTATACGCAGAAAAAATGAAAGAGCGTCACAGCAGTGATTATCTCCATGCACAAGATAATGCAGGTAATAGCACCCTCCACTATGCTGCGCAGGCAGTCATGCCAGACCTTATCGGTTTTTTATGTTGGTCTGGCGTAGACGCAAATACTGCAAACCCAAAAAACAATACAACGGCCATGGACATTCTCCTTTCACATACCACACACACACTTGATCACCAACGAGCGCTCAATATCTTACTTCAATATGGAGCTCGACCTTCGTCACTGACAGCACGCTATTTCCCAATTCACACCGCAGTTCGGCAAGGATGGACTGACTTGCTTGAGTACTTCGCGCATTACTATAATAACGACGACAATGATTACAACATACACGCTTACGATCCTCAGGGACTGACGCCTTTACTCATAGCTCTGCAACAAAACGATATTGTAACCATTCGCCTACTCATGCAACTGGGTGTGCAAACAGATTGGGGATATTCTATGCAAAACATACTCCCCCTCCACTACGCAGCACGGTATAGCAATATTACAACAGTCACAGAGCTCCTCAGATACGCCGGCAACGCTATTAACACACCTGATATACAAAATAATACACCGCTACATTATGCAGCCCTTAACAAAAAAGACCCCGGTGTTTGTACAGTTCTTATCGATTCAGGTGCTAACGTCAATGCACAAAACAAGAACCTGCAATCTCCGTTAACAAAGGCCCAGCAATGCGGTAACATCCTGGCAGAAAACATTTTGCTCTCACGAGGAGCCACACAAAATGAAACAAGAATAAACATTACAAGACTTGAAAGGTTTGAGGTAGAAGAGGGATCACCCCGAGAGCGCCGTAAAAATAACAACAGCTGGTGCAGCATTATTTAA